The DNA window TAGAAGCATGTGTGAACTGTGATACTGATATTTGTATGGTGCGTGGTCATGTGGAAAAGCAAAAGCAGTAGCATAACAAATGGCGGAGCTGAGCGGTAGCGCAGCAAGCAGCAACGCTGTGAGCATCACACCAGCGCAGCTCATGAGCAACAAGTAGCAGTGCATCAAGTAGGGGCAAAACTGACTTTTACCAGTATTTCAGCGATCTATTAGTAACTTATTAGCCTTTGTCCAAAGAACACATGGGTAATTTTATCCAACTAATTTTTAGTAAGCTAATAAAAAACTAATTTTAGCCCATCCAAACAGAATCTAGGGTTAATATTTAATTCTCGGATTTGGATGTAAAATAAATTCTAGAAATAAGCTAATTCATACAGATATTGGCTAATTGATGGTTAGGTCCCATTACTAACTAAATCACAATCATATCATATTTAACTCACTATTAGGTACAGAGCTTATTTTTAGTTCGTCATCCGCTTTGATGCTTCGCAGAGTGGTATTAACCTAGCAGTATCATAACGCAGGATACACGAGTTCACGACATACGGGGCAACTGAATTCATGCCGTGCAAGGTGCACTGTTCCACATTCTTTTTCCGAGTGGGCCAGTTTCTTCTGGCCAGCAAAACTAGGCTCCGTTTAGATCGCAAATCTTTATAACTTTTGAAACTTTTTGCTattgtagcgttttcgtttgtatttgacaaattttatctaatcatggactaactaggcttaaaagattcgtctcgtgatgtacaattaaactgtgcaattagttatttttttacatacatttactgctccatgcatgtgttccaaaattgatgtgatggagagagagcgtAAAAAGTTGGAAGTTGGAAGGATCTAAACAAGGCGCTAGTTTGGTTTCAGTTGAACCTGACAACTCTGACGCGAAACCCATTCATCACCTTGGCTTCGGACCCGCCCGAGGCTCCAACCACTCCTCGTCCGCTACCGCCACCCCACACAAAGCGGTTTCTGCCACAAGACCCCAAACCAACGGATACCAATTTGACCCGCAAAACTACCCGCCCGCACAATGACAACAGGCCCTGAAAACCATTGGTCCCACTCGTCATCAGCCGTGACTCATCCACGCCTCGCTCGCAGCCCCCCCATCCGCCCTCCGTGTCTCGccacggcagcagcagcagcagccgcagcccGCGCCTCCCACACTGACCGGAcggaggccggggcggcgcgacTCGGCTGGGGGGCATCATGAATCTAGCCGCCTTCCCCGCCTCCCCTGCCACGCCCGCGGCCCTCCCCTGCAATGAGATGCCATTAAATCCCTCCTCCGCTTTCTCCTCCTCGCTGCTCCGCCGCTCGCTCCGCGCGTCCCTCCGGAGGATCTCCCCGatggcctccgccgccgcccccacctccgcgcccgccgccgccacggagaACGGCGCCGCGAAGGTGGCGGAGCAGCGGCCCGTGCAGGTCGGTGTGCCCGCACTCTTCCCCTCGCTTATCGGGTTCCTTCTGCTGCGATTTAGTTGGGTATTTTAGCATACGGGTGTCAGGAGGTGGGACTTGGGGGGTGCTTTGGAGTTCGGAAGGAGACGGGGAGCGGCTGTTTAACTGAAGCTTATCGTACCACGCGCATTTTTTATCGGCTTAGTGCAGTTATAGAGGGCTTTGTGCAGTTATATACAGAGAACTTGATGCTGTAATCATTAATATGTTGAGCTGGCCTTCTACTTTAGTTCAGATTACTGTTATGCATGTAGTATATCTTGATGCATGCGACGTTATTTTGGACTAGCTCAGCTTATGTTGGAGCTTAAGTAGAGTCAACTTTAGGAACATTTTGATGAATTGGCACCAACGCTAGTGTGGACCCCCAATTCAGGTGTGCCAGATATGTTGGAGCAATTGAATCCATTCAAAACCATCTGTCTCGCTATAGCTCAAATAGAACGCAGTATATGCCAGGAAAGAGGGAAGCTATATGTCTCGAACAAATTAGTGCATCATTTCCTCCAACTATTTTGGAAATTATAATTGATCGTGCCATTAGTCAATACAATTAACCAAAGTCAAGTGAATTTATTTAGTTTATAGGTTTCAGTTATTTGCATAATAAGGCAGCTAGCTAGCTGGCACATTTCATAGATTCATAGTTTAATAATAAAGCTTCAAAGGTTTTCATCCTGCAGAAACTCCTGTTGTACCCATTTACACTTAGTTACTGAATACTAAAGAGGAAAAGTAGCGGCATTGCTCTCTATAGGAGTATCAAATTCCTATCTTTCTTGCTGCACCCATATTACAGATGTTGCTACTACACCTATACATTGTGCTGCTCATACCTGTTTGTATGTTCCTTTTCTGCAATGTACTGTATTGTTATTTCTCCATCTGCTACTTCTTTCCGTGTTTATTGGACCTCTGAAAGATGCATGCTTCATATTAATCTTGCTATTCAGTAATTCTTCATATTTGATATAGACCTGATTGCTGAAACCAGTCGAGCATCTGAATCTGTACCCGATCAGGCAATTAATTCCCTATGCATGCCATATTCTTCATTGCCAGGAATATGCATTCAATAATGTTGTATGAGAACTGATATATCCATTCAATATGTGAACTCCTCTTTAAGAGCATTCTTGGCAGATTTTTCGTAGCAGTTTAGTTTGTTCCCTTTGTTATAGGAGAAGAATGCAATTATCAAACAAAATCATGCTATATTCCCTCTATGAAACTTCTGAGCTGTTTGGTACATTGTTTTGTGTTTTGATAAATTTATTCCATGGTTCATGTCTTAGTAGACCCCATCTGTCCATCTTGAAAAAAAAACATTTGCATCTTTGACATGCCTTAAGTTCATGTATTTGAAATAATTCACTGTATCACGAGCAAGACATAGTAAAGCTTAAGGCTGTAAACCAATCTGTGTTTAAATATTTGCAAGACATGGCTGGAGCAAGGCAACTTTCACCAGTAATCAATACTCTGCATCCAAACCTCTAGCAATGGGTTCTGAGCTAAAGCAGATAGATAGTGCACTAATGCAAGGTTCATAGCTAGAGGGTATTGCATAGGTATAAGATTTCTCGAAATAAAATCAAGTATTCCATCCTTCGGACCTTCGGTCATGGTTTGGCTTTTTAAGATTTCTTGCTGTTGTCTCAAACTTTCAAAAATAATACATTTTAACTTTCATCTTGACAGGAAAATGCTTTGAAAAATAATAAATTTTAACTTTCATCTTGACAGGGAAATGCTTTGAAAAATAATACATTTTACCTTTCATCTTGACAGGAAAATGCTTTGAAAAATATTACATTTTACCTTTCATCTTGACAGGAAAATGCTCTATGTAGTATTCAGATTCATTTACAGTTCATAGGTTTTGACCATGACCTGTTCAATAAATATAAGAGGATAACTAATGAGTGTTTTGGCTTGCCAGTCTAAGGAAGTAAGGATTCCTATAGAGTCCACGACGTGTTTTGGCTTGCCAGTCTAAGGAAGTAAGGATTCCTATAGAGTCCACGACTGATTATTTATAAGTTATGCCATTTTCAAATTCCATGGATGTTTATTGTGTTGAAGTTTAACTGACCCTGACTTTTATTATGCCTGTCCTTGTACCAGTGTAAGTTTACAAGTAGTCAGTATAGATTACCTTGAGCTTACAATTTCGCCGGTTTCTCCATTTCAGgttgcaaaactaccctgacCATGCATGCAATTTGATCCAATTTTTGGTTTCTCCATTGCAGGTCGCAAAGCGATTGGAAAAGTTTAAGACAACAATTTTCACTCAGATGAGCATGCTTGCCATCAAGCATGGGGCAATAAACCTTGGCCAGGGCTTTCCGAATTTTGATGGCCCAGACTTTGTGAAAGAGGCTGCTATTCAAGCTATCAATGCTGGGAAGAATCAGTATGCAAGAGGGTTTGGTGTGCCAGAACTGAACTCAGCTATTGCTGAACGATTCCTGAAGGACAGTGGATTGCAAGTTGATCCTGATAAAGAAGTCACTGTTACATCTGGATGCACTGAAGCGATAGCTGCAACGATACTAGGTCTCATCAACCCTGGTGATGAGGTGATATTGTTCGCTCCATTCTACGATTCATATGAGGCTACACTATCAATGGCCGGTGCCAATGTAAAGGCCATTACCCTCCGTGCTCCAGATTTCGCAGTTCCGCTTGAAGAGCTAAAGGCTGCAGTCTCCAAGAACACCAAAGCAATAATGATAAACACACCGCACAATCCAACTGGGAAGATGTTCACAAGGGAGGAACTTGAATTTATTGCCACCCTCTGCAAGGAGAATGATGTTTTGCTGTTTTCTGATGAGGTCTATGACAAATTGGCATTTGAGGCTGATCATATATCAATGGCTTCTATCCCTGGCATGTATGAGAGGACTGTGACCATGAACTCTCTGGGGAAGACATTCTCTCTTACAGGATGGAAGATTGGGTGGGCAATCGCACCGCCACACCTGACATGGGGTCTAAGGCAAGCACACTCATTCCTCACATTTGCCACCTGCACACCAATGCAagcagcggcggcagcggctctGAGAGCACCAGATAGCTACTTTGAGGAACTGAAGAGGGACTACAGTGCAAAGAAAGCTATACTGTTAGAAGGACTAAAAGCTGCAGGGTTTATTGTTTACCCATCAAGCGGAACATACTTCATCATGGTCGATCACACCCCGTTCGGTTTTGACAATGACATTGAGTTCTGTGAATACTTGATTCGTGAAGTCGGTGTTGTTGCTATACCACCAAGTGTATTTTACCTGAACCCTGAGGATGGGAAGAACCTGGTGAGGTTCACCTTCTGCAAGGACGAAGATACCCTGCGGGCCGCGGTCAAGCGGATGAAGACGAAGCTGAGGAAGAAATGAAGCGCGGGGGAAATCCCATGTGGCTGGTGATTGCTGAATAATCTGCTCGTTTGGACTGCGGCAGGATGCATGTACTACCCTTTTTCTAGCAATAGTTATCCTGTCAGTGACTTCATACCTAGTGTCTTCTACTTGTCCGTGTATGGAGATGGTGATGGATCAGGATAGCTGCCGGTACACCTTTTTGTAGCCTACTGAACAATTTGCGGCCGCTATGTGTTCACCCTCCTCAACCTATCCTGTCACCAGACCTGCCAATAAACTGATCAAACCAAATCCTTCCAACAGTGACTCTGTTCTTCACCCTTTCTTCAAGCGCTTTCAAGCTTCTGACTTGTCAATGAGAAGATACCCGAGCAGCAACGATCTATAATGAACCATTTTTGTTTCACCTTTTTTGTGGCGGTAAAATTTGATCCCACCAGGCCAGCAGGATGATCCTTTTTATTCTGATTGTTTTCTTTAGATAACGGATTACACCGGGCCTCTATATCCATCTTGTGGATACATACGGCCGTGCTATAATTCAGACGAAACGAAAATGAAATATGACCAGCATCAGACCTGTACCCGGCTCAGATCCTGGTAGCGTTCACGAAACAGTTATTCAGAGACCTCTTTCTATGCTCGCACGGTTTGTCCAAGCCCGAAAACGGTTGCCCACCACACGCGCTACCCAGGAGAAACTCGTAGCCACGAGCCTCTCGTGCTATCTCCCGCCTCTCTCTCAGAATTTTGGTGAAATGAACATCGCTTGTTGCATCCACGGCGCACAATTCCGCACGGCTGGCTGCACCGTTCCATCTCCATCCATCATCCCACCTTGACTATCCTGCCCAACCAAAACCGCCACGAAAACGATCGGGAGGACGATAAGAACGAGCGCGACGACACGACGACGGAGAAAGAAAAAAGTTCATCCAATCACACGAGGCGTGTGCGCCCATGCGGCCATATTCCCCTCCCGATGCCGATCCCCTCTCCCTGCCGGTTCACACACACCTCACgctcgccgccacgccgccgttCATGCCCGCCCGTCCtggcccttctccttccccctcctcctctctctctctctctcactcacacacacacacccccTCTCGGACAGCGACCGGTACAGCGAATAAAAACATTATCCCTCCCATCAGCGTTGTTCGTTGGCCATGTTGGGGGCCCTCGTCAACCCCACCGGCGCCGCCCTGGCAGCGCTCGAACAGACGCTGCCCGATCGAAGCCTAATCCATCGGGCAATAATTTCTTGTCCGAGCTTACGCGCCGGACAAGATCTGCGTACTTGAAAATTGCGTGTCTCGGTGGCGCCGCATAAGGGCGAGGCCGCTGCATCATCCGAGCCTTGTCCGTCTGCTGGGTGCCGACCTCGCTAGCTCACATGCTCGGAGGAGTGGCGTGGATGAGAAGCGGCGGTTGGACCGTGGACCTCGATTGAACGGCGTGGCACGGTGCAGTGTAGTGCTCCAAGACCCTGAagcatttttctttttctaccaCGAGGTGTGGGCGGTACTGCGGAGGAACTCCTTCCGTGCAGCTCCTGATCGGTTAGCTTGATGGAACAAAAAAGATAAACAAGGTGCCGGTCCCGAGAGCCTGCCGCTGCCAGCGTCGAGATGCAATGATCCAGACATCCTGACTATTCTAAGCCTTTTTTACCGGAACGAAACAGCagcgtttcaaaaaaaaaaaggtagCAGGCTCCGAACGGTACGCTCTTTTCTAAGCTACGATCTTGACCGGAGAAGCCTGAGGGCGAAAAAACAAAATCTATCTGAATTCCTGAATTCAATGGAGCTCAGAAACGCCTCTTCAACACAGGCTACTGCTTCAGGTCTTCAGAACCAGGATGTCAAGCCAGAAGAACCGCTCAACAAATTCAGCCCCCCTTCCTGTCAACAGTCAAATAAAGTCGCCCAAGAATTCAGATTTGAAAATTTTGAAACGGCAGCACCAACCAGTCCCAATCACATTTCGACCTCTTTTCAACTCCATCagagttcagacttcagagagTATGAAAGAAGCCCGTGCTACCCGGCTCCATGATCCACTAGACCACCACCCACCAGCACCGGCAGTCAGAGCACGCACTGCCGTCCACCTACCCGGCGCGCCGAGGCACGGACCGAGGTCCTGAACCGATGCGACCAACGAACCGGAACGAAACCGCAGGTCACCACCTCCGACATGATCGCATCACACGAGCAAAAACGTTCAGCTTCAAATTCCAAACCCACGAGCAGTCACCGACTGGATCCACGACGGTTTCCCACACGATTTCGACGAAGCCCCGTCCGTGCCACCAGCAGAGAACCCTCACATCACACCAACTCCATGACAAGTTTTTCCCTTTCATGTTTATTTGGTGATAGTGACTGTGAcacacgagagagagagagagagagagagagagagagagagagagagagagagagagagagagagaggaaaacaATGAAACCGCTGCTGCTCCATATCAAAAAGTATTGGACGCATGTGTTCTTCCTTCCTGGGAGGAAAGCCGGCAAAGGTGGCTGCTACCGTCCAGCCCGTCCTACGGAGGGAGTGGTTGCGTCTAGAGACGCTTGCGACAGGAGGCGAAAACTAGAAGCCAGGCGAGGGCGATTCTTTCCATGGCCGGCTGCCGTAGTCTCACACCCTTGTCGGGGCTCGCCCGTACGGCGCCCCCTTTTTTTTCCAATCTAAATCGGCGGCGACGACGCTGTATGATTGTATCATGCCTCGTGAGTGATGCATCATGCCTCACAAGAATTCATATAAAATAAAGAGTAAATTTTACCGGTGGTCTTTAGACTTGTTCCAAGGTTTGTTTCAAGGTTTCATCCCAATCCCGGTACTCTTAGAATGCATATAATGGTATAATGGCTCCTAGACTTCTTCCGCGCTCTCATCCCCTCGTTAAACTTGTTCGAGATTCTCATTCCGGTCCTGATACTCTCAAAATGTACATAGCGGTCCTTAAACATGTCCCACACTCTTATCCGGGTCATTAAACTTGTCCTACACTCTCATCCAGATCCATATGCTTCTAAAATGCATTATTTATTCAGAAAAACCTTTGCAAattatttcaaatttatttggatttcaaatcaaattCGATTCCCCCTCAAAGTTGATCCAAAATTTTATGGATAATTTTTTGTGATTTTCTTAGAAGTTTTTAGAGCAAAGGATAAATAATTTTAGCATTATTTTGAATTTCTAAAATAAAATCAACTGTTAAATAAATGTGTTAAAATAACAACTCTAAAATTCAGTAAATATTGTATCTAAGATTATTGCCTCATAAAATTTTGATGAATTTTAAGTGAGATTAGAATTTAaatttttgatgaattttaAGTGAGATTAGAACTTGATTTGAAATCCTTAACGTTTGAAACAATccataaaaatatattttggaAGTATATGGACATATTTGAGAGCGTGGGATGAGTTTACGGACCCTTAGATGTATTTTGAGAGTATGAGGATTGGGATGAGAATTCGGAACAAGCTTAAGGATGATGATGAGAGTGCGGGATAAGTTTTAAGGATTATTATTTGTATCTTAAAAGTACTGGAATTGGGATCGGAATGAAAACTCGTGACAAGTTTAAGTACCGCTGGTAAAATTTACTCCATATAAAACCTGTGAATTTCGCAGGGTGGCTACCTCACCTGACGGCAACCGAAAGGGACGTTTACTCGCGGCGTCGCCGTCGCTGAATTTGGAGCCGCGAGAGGGGACGGCAGAGAGATTTTTGATTGAGCGAGGCTGTAAAGAAAGCGAGAAAAAGGGGTCGCTGTATCGTGACCTCGCTTCTCACGCAAGCGAGCATCATGAAGCATGGTGATCTTTAGAGTTTCTCTCACGCAGGAAACTCAGCTGCCAAAAAAAATAGTGGTGTGAATAATTGGAATTTGTGGAATGATAGTCTTCCAAGATGCCGATCTCGTCTTTCGGTCGACATGTCGCGTTGATTGAGGACCTGAGCGAGGATTGATAAGCATCTTATAATGCTGTGTTCGACCCGTAACCGAGCTCGATTAGTCTCGGCGATGACTGAGGCCAATTATTGTGTCTGGAGCCTGTTGCTCCTGTCGaacaagaaaaggaaaaaaaaagggaagGGAACAAAGAGAAGCGCGAGTTGGATTGGATCCTGCTTTCTGTATCACACAGGAGGAGCTGCTGTCCTGTCAGAAAGAAAACCGGCTGCCATTTCTTGCGGCCGCCCATCTTATTGCTCAAGCTCTTGCCGAGcacagcggccggcggcgaggacggcAGTCGCCAAGCTACGTGATGTCTGGAGGTTTGAGATAAGATCAGGTTCAGATCAATTCGGTCATTCAATGCCGTTCGGCAAGTTGATGCGGGGCAAACAAACCGCAGATTTTTGGGGTCAGCTTCATGGACAATAGTTTTTAGGggattctcttttttttttttacttgtgGGGAACTTCATGAACAATTAAGTACGGGTTCTGCAAAACTCACCAGCACATCGAGAACAATAATCTAACCCCATTCCGTAAGCACGATTTGTGCACAGCAAAACATATAGCCGCTTAATTATCACAAGCTCCGAGATTACCTCCTGTGTGGTCCGCACTCGCGGCCACAGATCAACTGCTGAGCCTGTGAAGCTGTGCCTTGGATACAGATACAGTTTCTAGGACACAGCAGACGGGCCATGTCTGCATGTTCCCATGTTCATGATCCTGAGCTCGACATTTTACAGGTCAAACCATGTTTCACCACCACACTGTTACCCAAGCATACATTACACAAAGCAATGATCGATAAGAACACATATACGGGGACAAAAATTCCAGAATTATTACGGCCTCTGACACTATGAAATGGAATGCGTGGCGTATCTCACATAATGCAGTGGACGAATAATTGTGGGATTCCTGACGCAAGAAACTGAACCAACAGCTGATCTGATCCCGGCAACCACCAATGCGTTGTGCCCAGCTTCACATTTCCGGAATCCTTTCCCCAGCACACAGGACATGCCCTTCTGGTGCGAAAATCTGGAGCAGCCAGGGGACCCAAACGCCATGAAATCGCCTCCCGAGGTTTCAGAAACACCGTGGGCTCAGGTGCAGGGAGTGGGTCGACAACACGGGGTCCTGGAAATTATTTATGTCAAGTGTGCCCTACACCAGAGAGAGCTACAAGTTGCAGGACAGGAGGAAAATTTTACAGTCCCCCCCATGTGCACCTCCAAGTACATTTGCAAATGGGGAATCACTGCACATGGGAGTCCAACTAAGCAGTCAAGATTTAGGTTGGGAGCAATGGAAGTGCAGATGCAATGGCAGCCACATTCATATGAGCAGAGCAATGCAATGCGCAGAGGCAGATAGCTCTGGGTAACCTGTCAGCGGTAGAAACTCGAGAGGGCGTTGGTGGAAAAACTCACTCGTCCATTGATACACTCGGA is part of the Panicum hallii strain FIL2 chromosome 2, PHallii_v3.1, whole genome shotgun sequence genome and encodes:
- the LOC112879982 gene encoding uncharacterized protein LOC112879982, giving the protein MNLAAFPASPATPAALPCNEMPLNPSSAFSSSLLRRSLRASLRRISPMASAAAPTSAPAAATENGAAKVAEQRPVQVAKRLEKFKTTIFTQMSMLAIKHGAINLGQGFPNFDGPDFVKEAAIQAINAGKNQYARGFGVPELNSAIAERFLKDSGLQVDPDKEVTVTSGCTEAIAATILGLINPGDEVILFAPFYDSYEATLSMAGANVKAITLRAPDFAVPLEELKAAVSKNTKAIMINTPHNPTGKMFTREELEFIATLCKENDVLLFSDEVYDKLAFEADHISMASIPGMYERTVTMNSLGKTFSLTGWKIGWAIAPPHLTWGLRQAHSFLTFATCTPMQAAAAAALRAPDSYFEELKRDYSAKKAILLEGLKAAGFIVYPSSGTYFIMVDHTPFGFDNDIEFCEYLIREVGVVAIPPSVFYLNPEDGKNLVRFTFCKDEDTLRAAVKRMKTKLRKK